The following proteins are encoded in a genomic region of Cyclonatronum proteinivorum:
- a CDS encoding O-methyltransferase, with translation MDIKVFSALQTYADTHSSEESEARKYIIQATHSELQYADMLSGKQVAGLLRLLIQTGGYTRILEVGMFTGYATTAMAEVMPDNGHITTLEMNTLYAGIAKRGFKMAGLQDKITVIMGSARETVLQLSETYDLIFLDADKQWYPEYLRVLKPKLKSGGLLVADNVFWYGGVLENKDRKSQAINTFNKMLQQDNEMEVVMLGIRDGLSIARKR, from the coding sequence ATGGATATTAAAGTATTTAGTGCGCTTCAAACCTACGCAGATACGCACAGCAGCGAAGAAAGTGAAGCCCGTAAATATATTATACAGGCAACGCATAGCGAGCTGCAGTATGCCGATATGCTTTCAGGCAAGCAGGTAGCCGGACTCTTACGGCTACTGATTCAGACCGGGGGATACACCAGGATTCTGGAAGTAGGCATGTTTACCGGCTACGCAACAACCGCAATGGCGGAAGTTATGCCGGATAACGGTCACATCACTACGCTGGAAATGAATACACTGTATGCGGGCATTGCTAAACGCGGATTCAAAATGGCCGGACTGCAAGATAAAATTACAGTCATTATGGGAAGTGCAAGAGAAACGGTGCTGCAACTGAGCGAAACTTACGACTTAATCTTTTTGGACGCCGACAAGCAATGGTACCCGGAATACCTGCGGGTGCTGAAGCCTAAGCTAAAGTCCGGTGGCTTGCTCGTAGCGGATAATGTTTTTTGGTATGGGGGCGTGCTTGAAAACAAAGACCGGAAAAGTCAGGCCATCAACACATTCAACAAAATGCTGCAGCAGGACAACGAAATGGAAGTCGTAATGCTCGGTATCAGAGACGGACTGTCCATTGCAAGAAAGCGATAG
- a CDS encoding 6-pyruvoyl trahydropterin synthase family protein has protein sequence MPRWKLNTEFTIDSAHFIQGYDGKCGRMHGHTYKVRMTAISTKLNPSAYLKTPDMVCDFKELKWAAADFEKGGLDHAVLNEVIPVVTTAERIAEYLHTETMKRLPDGIELIVTVWETENNWVEYTAD, from the coding sequence ATGCCCCGCTGGAAATTAAACACAGAATTTACAATCGACTCTGCCCATTTTATTCAGGGATACGACGGTAAATGCGGCCGCATGCACGGCCATACGTACAAAGTGCGCATGACTGCTATATCGACCAAATTAAATCCATCTGCATACCTAAAGACACCTGACATGGTGTGTGATTTCAAGGAGCTGAAATGGGCTGCTGCCGATTTCGAAAAAGGCGGGCTGGATCACGCGGTACTGAATGAGGTTATACCGGTTGTTACTACTGCCGAGCGCATTGCCGAGTACCTGCACACGGAAACCATGAAACGGCTGCCTGATGGCATAGAGCTCATTGTTACCGTCTGGGAAACTGAAAACAATTGGGTGGAGTACACGGCTGACTGA
- the hppD gene encoding 4-hydroxyphenylpyruvate dioxygenase — MSTNTGTEPVLDDQRVEAEYEDHLGLIDIDFVELYVNNAKQAAHYYIKSFGYNVVAYRGLETGVRDKASYLLEQGNIRLVLTSPLTGDSEIAEHIRVHGDGVKDIAMQVKDVHKAYHESMKRGAESALEPTEFTDEHGTIIMAGIKTYGDTIHTFINRSNYNGIFFPGFKEMDYPVKGEPVGIEFVDHCVGNVELGKMNHWVKFYEDVLGFTQYLHFDDNDIATEYSALMSKVMAGGRGRIKFPINEPAEGKKKSQIEEYLDFYGGAGVQHVALLTSDIVDTVSKLQANGVQFLHIPTTYYKTLEERVGKIDENIDDLERLGILVDRDEEGYLLQIFTKPVSDRPTLFYEIIQRKGARGFGVGNFKALFESIEREQAVRGNL; from the coding sequence ATGAGTACAAACACCGGAACAGAACCCGTATTAGATGATCAGCGCGTCGAAGCTGAATACGAAGACCACCTGGGTCTGATTGACATTGATTTTGTTGAACTCTATGTAAACAATGCCAAACAAGCCGCCCACTATTACATCAAGAGCTTTGGCTACAATGTAGTCGCCTACCGCGGTCTTGAAACCGGCGTACGGGACAAGGCGTCCTACCTTCTCGAGCAGGGCAACATCCGCCTTGTACTTACCTCACCGCTCACTGGTGATTCCGAAATTGCAGAGCATATACGGGTGCACGGCGATGGTGTGAAGGATATTGCCATGCAGGTCAAAGACGTGCACAAAGCTTACCACGAAAGCATGAAGCGTGGCGCTGAAAGTGCGCTCGAGCCGACTGAATTCACGGACGAGCACGGCACCATCATCATGGCCGGCATTAAAACCTATGGCGACACCATTCACACCTTTATCAACCGCAGCAACTACAACGGCATTTTCTTCCCCGGATTCAAGGAGATGGATTACCCCGTGAAGGGCGAACCCGTCGGAATCGAATTTGTGGATCACTGTGTAGGAAACGTAGAGCTCGGAAAAATGAATCATTGGGTGAAGTTCTATGAAGATGTGCTTGGGTTTACACAGTACCTGCACTTCGATGATAATGATATTGCTACAGAATATTCCGCCCTCATGTCTAAAGTGATGGCTGGCGGACGTGGTCGGATCAAGTTCCCGATTAATGAGCCCGCAGAAGGCAAGAAAAAATCACAAATCGAAGAATATCTCGATTTTTACGGCGGTGCCGGGGTACAGCATGTCGCATTGTTAACATCTGATATCGTTGATACAGTGAGTAAGCTTCAGGCCAATGGCGTACAGTTTCTGCATATCCCTACGACCTACTATAAAACGCTCGAAGAGCGCGTGGGCAAAATCGATGAAAACATCGACGATCTCGAACGACTTGGAATTCTCGTTGACCGCGATGAAGAAGGCTATCTTCTTCAGATTTTCACCAAGCCGGTCTCTGACCGTCCGACCCTGTTCTACGAAATCATACAGCGCAAAGGCGCACGCGGTTTCGGCGTTGGTAATTTCAAGGCCCTGTTTGAGTCGATTGAGCGAGAGCAGGCCGTGCGCGGTAACCTCTGA
- a CDS encoding trimeric intracellular cation channel family protein: protein MENLHQYIYLADLLGVAVFAISGALAAGRKSLDLLGVLIIAVVTAIGGGTLRDLLLGRSPVFWIVDPTYLFVIFAAAGFTLIYSRYNKPPLQSLLIADAFGLALFAILGATIAESAGVPWIIVVILGTMSGVAGGVLRDIITNEIPLILRRDFYASAAIAGIMVYLLLNEAGLPQNGAYFAGFGVALSLRLAAIFKGLRLPVFQLPEEPS, encoded by the coding sequence TTGGAAAACCTTCATCAGTACATTTACCTCGCTGATCTCCTTGGTGTAGCGGTTTTTGCCATTTCCGGCGCGCTTGCTGCCGGACGCAAAAGCCTGGATTTACTCGGGGTCCTCATCATTGCTGTAGTAACCGCCATCGGCGGGGGTACCCTGCGCGATTTGCTCCTCGGCCGGAGTCCCGTATTCTGGATTGTTGACCCCACCTATCTCTTTGTTATTTTTGCAGCTGCGGGCTTTACCCTTATCTACTCGCGCTACAACAAACCACCCCTGCAATCGCTCCTGATTGCCGACGCCTTCGGCCTTGCTCTGTTTGCGATTCTCGGTGCAACCATTGCCGAAAGCGCGGGCGTCCCGTGGATTATCGTCGTGATTCTTGGAACCATGAGCGGAGTTGCCGGCGGGGTGCTCCGGGATATCATCACCAACGAAATCCCCCTGATTTTACGGCGTGATTTCTATGCTTCCGCCGCTATAGCGGGCATTATGGTCTATTTGCTTCTGAATGAAGCCGGTCTACCGCAAAACGGCGCCTACTTTGCCGGCTTCGGAGTCGCGCTGAGCCTGCGACTTGCTGCCATTTTCAAAGGCCTGCGACTGCCGGTATTCCAGCTTCCGGAAGAGCCGAGTTAG
- a CDS encoding SDR family NAD(P)-dependent oxidoreductase — MAVAAVAGILITGASQGIGRSIAVELARSLPNPLILTARNQDGLEETARLCESAGGMKPEIICCDLTDSAELKELVNRVSERNCGVLVNNAGYFLPVAVLENTIEEFREQFEVNALSAIRLTQALLPHLSNQAEARAVFICSVTAQKGQARCGAYSVSKHALNGYIQSLREATQDTSVAVTSVILGQTHSPSWDGLGVDPERLADAEDVGRIIATLCTLSERSCVEEIVIRPQQGDL, encoded by the coding sequence ATGGCTGTAGCTGCCGTCGCGGGCATACTCATCACAGGTGCAAGTCAGGGAATTGGCCGAAGCATTGCTGTCGAACTGGCCCGAAGCCTTCCGAATCCGCTGATTCTGACCGCGAGAAACCAAGACGGCCTTGAAGAGACCGCACGATTGTGCGAATCTGCAGGGGGGATGAAACCTGAAATCATCTGTTGTGATCTTACGGATAGTGCTGAGCTTAAAGAGTTGGTCAATCGGGTATCAGAAAGGAACTGTGGTGTGCTGGTAAACAATGCCGGGTATTTTTTACCCGTAGCTGTCCTTGAAAACACCATTGAAGAATTTAGGGAACAATTTGAAGTTAACGCGCTGAGCGCCATACGTTTAACGCAGGCTCTGTTACCACATCTCTCAAATCAGGCTGAAGCGCGGGCTGTGTTTATTTGCTCGGTTACAGCCCAAAAAGGACAGGCCCGCTGCGGGGCATACAGCGTTTCAAAGCATGCGCTGAATGGTTACATCCAAAGTCTGCGTGAGGCTACACAGGACACATCGGTTGCCGTTACTTCTGTAATTTTAGGACAGACACATTCCCCGAGCTGGGACGGACTCGGCGTGGATCCGGAACGGTTGGCTGACGCTGAAGATGTAGGACGGATCATCGCAACGCTCTGCACTTTATCGGAGAGAAGCTGCGTCGAAGAGATCGTAATCAGGCCACAGCAAGGCGACCTTTAA
- a CDS encoding homogentisate 1,2-dioxygenase, producing the protein MMYYHKLGKFPQKRHTQFRRPDGQLYTEELFGAEGFSGSSSLLYHHHPPTTVKRVEQGAEIKIEPWKEGLLRHHHLLTKDLKPWGDPISGQICVLFNDDVKISLCLPKDEMNYYYRNGEHDELIFIHKGEGYMQSQFGRLPLRPFDYIVIPRGTTYKLHFTTDDNRMLICDSTGPIGFPKRYVSKMGQFMENSPFCERDIRVPEEPLFIDESGEFELRIRKQGRFHHYFFEFNPLDVVGWDGYLYPYIFNMKDFEPITGRVHQPPPVHQTFEAHNYVICSFCPRKYDYHPLAIPAPYNHSNVDSDEVLYYVEGDFMSRKGVEFASLTHHPGGIPHGPHPGTVEKSIGKEGTDEYAVMIDTFRPLHLTMAAKEMDDGHYPYSWIDHA; encoded by the coding sequence ATTATGTATTACCACAAGCTTGGTAAATTCCCCCAAAAACGGCATACACAGTTCCGCAGACCCGACGGACAGCTCTATACGGAAGAGCTTTTCGGTGCTGAAGGATTTAGCGGAAGTTCGTCTTTGCTGTACCATCATCACCCGCCCACAACCGTAAAACGCGTTGAACAGGGCGCTGAAATTAAGATAGAACCCTGGAAAGAAGGACTTCTCCGCCATCATCATCTTCTCACCAAAGATCTTAAGCCCTGGGGTGACCCAATAAGCGGACAAATCTGCGTGCTTTTCAACGATGATGTTAAAATCTCGCTCTGTCTGCCGAAAGACGAAATGAACTACTATTATCGCAACGGCGAGCATGATGAGCTGATTTTCATCCACAAAGGCGAAGGCTACATGCAGTCCCAATTCGGCCGGCTCCCGCTCAGGCCCTTTGATTACATCGTGATTCCCCGCGGAACCACGTACAAGCTGCATTTCACAACCGACGACAACCGCATGCTTATCTGCGACTCAACCGGCCCCATCGGTTTCCCGAAGCGCTATGTTTCCAAAATGGGTCAGTTCATGGAAAACAGCCCGTTTTGTGAGCGCGACATCCGCGTGCCAGAAGAGCCTTTATTCATTGATGAATCCGGCGAATTCGAACTGCGAATTCGTAAGCAGGGCCGCTTTCATCACTACTTCTTTGAATTCAATCCTCTTGATGTAGTAGGTTGGGACGGCTACCTGTATCCGTACATCTTCAACATGAAAGACTTTGAACCGATTACCGGACGCGTACATCAGCCGCCACCGGTGCATCAGACCTTTGAAGCGCACAACTACGTAATTTGCTCCTTCTGTCCGCGCAAATACGACTATCATCCGCTTGCCATTCCGGCCCCGTACAATCACTCAAATGTGGACTCAGATGAAGTGCTCTACTACGTCGAAGGCGACTTCATGAGCCGTAAAGGCGTTGAGTTTGCATCCCTGACGCATCACCCGGGCGGCATTCCGCACGGTCCGCATCCGGGCACGGTCGAGAAAAGTATCGGAAAAGAAGGCACCGACGAGTATGCTGTTATGATCGATACCTTCCGTCCGCTGCACCTCACGATGGCAGCCAAAGAAATGGATGACGGTCATTATCCCTATTCCTGGATTGATCACGCCTGA
- a CDS encoding 7-carboxy-7-deazaguanine synthase QueE, with protein sequence MFLSGEQMISGTDVKDFDSVEYPIMEHFYTIQGEGAHSGRAAYFIRTAGCDVKCWWCDVKDSWDASKHPRLKTGMVADLAKASGAAFVVVTGGEPLLHDLLPLTSSLKARGLEVHIETSGSSPLSGQLDWITLSPKRFKKPVDEIYPYVDELKVVVLTKKDLTWAEEHAAKCPVGTRLLLQPEWDTPKSMPLIVDYVKANPQWGISLQTHKFLNVP encoded by the coding sequence ATGTTTCTTTCCGGTGAACAAATGATTTCAGGTACGGATGTGAAGGACTTTGATTCGGTTGAATATCCGATTATGGAGCACTTTTATACCATTCAGGGGGAAGGTGCACATTCCGGTCGGGCAGCTTATTTTATCCGGACAGCGGGCTGTGATGTGAAGTGCTGGTGGTGTGATGTGAAAGACAGCTGGGACGCAAGCAAACATCCGCGGCTGAAAACCGGTATGGTGGCCGATCTTGCGAAAGCAAGCGGTGCTGCTTTCGTAGTAGTTACCGGCGGCGAACCACTGCTTCACGATCTTTTGCCGCTTACGAGTAGCCTTAAAGCCCGCGGCCTTGAAGTGCATATTGAAACGAGCGGTTCATCTCCGCTGAGCGGCCAACTCGACTGGATTACCCTTTCGCCCAAGCGTTTTAAGAAACCGGTGGATGAAATCTATCCGTATGTGGACGAGCTAAAGGTCGTTGTGCTGACTAAAAAAGATTTGACCTGGGCTGAAGAACATGCTGCAAAATGTCCGGTGGGAACCCGCTTACTCCTTCAGCCCGAATGGGATACGCCCAAGTCCATGCCGCTGATTGTAGATTATGTGAAAGCGAATCCGCAGTGGGGCATAAGTTTGCAGACCCACAAATTCCTAAACGTACCCTAA
- a CDS encoding flavin reductase family protein: MEINPQEISQQERYKLLIGSVIPRPIAFVSTVSSRGVRNLSPFSYFTVAAVNPMIVVFFPLRFKTGTERKDTVKNIMETRQFVVNIASESITEQLNRTSGIYEEDADEFEISGLTAVASKAVVPPGVAECKIRMECELYEMMAIGEKGSGGSDAIFGKVLHYYADDDLIAGYKIDEQQLNPISRLGGLKYGMIGNIKELPRP; the protein is encoded by the coding sequence ATGGAAATAAACCCGCAGGAAATCTCACAGCAGGAGCGCTACAAATTACTCATTGGCTCCGTCATTCCGCGCCCGATCGCATTCGTTTCAACGGTCAGCAGCAGGGGAGTGCGGAACCTGTCGCCATTTTCTTATTTCACGGTTGCTGCGGTTAACCCCATGATTGTGGTCTTTTTTCCGCTCCGATTCAAAACCGGCACGGAACGCAAAGACACGGTCAAAAACATCATGGAAACCCGGCAATTCGTTGTTAATATCGCTTCTGAGTCAATCACCGAACAGCTCAACCGAACTTCCGGCATATATGAAGAAGACGCAGATGAATTTGAGATTTCGGGACTTACGGCAGTAGCTTCAAAAGCAGTCGTACCACCCGGTGTAGCCGAATGCAAAATCAGGATGGAATGTGAACTCTACGAAATGATGGCGATAGGGGAGAAAGGAAGCGGCGGGAGTGACGCGATCTTTGGAAAAGTTCTGCACTACTACGCTGATGATGATCTCATTGCAGGTTACAAAATCGACGAGCAGCAGCTCAACCCGATCAGCCGCCTCGGGGGGCTTAAATACGGCATGATCGGAAATATTAAAGAATTGCCGCGGCCCTGA
- a CDS encoding sodium-dependent transporter: MAEAKLALQRFTTKWGLIISVLGIAVGTGNIWRFPRIAAQNGGEEGAGVFILAWVISLLLWSIPLIIAEYALGRNGRRGVIGSFIKLLGAKFAWMGGFIGFVATAIMFYYSVVTGWTMYYLAQSLFVPLPADMETANAVWDSFQGSMMPSVFHAAAIMLAGLVVFKGVKMIERVNLFLVPTLLVILIIAGIRAITLPGSGAGLTYLFTPDWSMLGNGRIWLEALTQNAWDTGAGWGLILTYGAYMRKNDRIIKSAFQTGIGNNLVSLWAAVTIFATVFAILGAGMTQAQIVEVMQTSGPASTGLTFIWMPQLFLEIPGGRAFAILFFLALMFAAFSSLIAMIELATKVLVDSGWLRYKATGLVCILGFIFGLPSALSLDIFANQDFVWGVGLMVSGFFIALGIIKFGADRFASEILCMDEAVKSVHRLWTFLIKYVVPAEACILLGWWLYQSVFVFAPDSWFNPFDLYSFATFVFQTGVLLILLLVFNKRIVAAQR; encoded by the coding sequence ATGGCAGAAGCGAAACTTGCACTGCAGCGGTTTACGACAAAGTGGGGGCTCATCATCAGCGTACTCGGCATTGCGGTCGGTACGGGTAATATCTGGCGCTTCCCGAGAATTGCTGCGCAAAACGGCGGTGAAGAGGGCGCAGGCGTTTTTATTTTGGCCTGGGTAATATCGCTGCTGCTTTGGTCAATTCCACTCATCATCGCTGAATATGCGCTGGGGCGCAACGGCAGACGCGGGGTGATTGGCTCTTTCATCAAACTGCTTGGGGCTAAATTTGCCTGGATGGGCGGCTTCATCGGGTTTGTGGCAACAGCCATTATGTTCTACTACAGCGTCGTGACGGGATGGACCATGTACTATCTCGCGCAATCCCTGTTCGTACCGCTGCCAGCCGACATGGAGACGGCAAATGCTGTTTGGGATTCTTTTCAGGGGAGCATGATGCCATCGGTTTTTCATGCCGCGGCCATCATGCTGGCCGGACTTGTGGTGTTCAAAGGCGTGAAGATGATTGAGCGGGTAAATCTGTTTTTGGTGCCGACCCTGCTGGTGATTTTGATTATTGCCGGGATTCGGGCCATCACCCTGCCGGGCAGCGGCGCCGGGCTGACCTACCTGTTCACACCGGACTGGTCTATGCTGGGAAATGGCAGGATTTGGCTTGAAGCGCTCACTCAGAATGCCTGGGATACCGGCGCAGGCTGGGGGCTCATCCTTACATATGGCGCGTACATGCGCAAAAACGACCGGATCATAAAGAGCGCCTTTCAGACCGGAATCGGGAACAACCTGGTTTCCCTGTGGGCTGCGGTCACCATTTTTGCCACGGTTTTCGCCATATTGGGCGCCGGAATGACGCAGGCACAAATCGTAGAAGTAATGCAAACGTCCGGTCCCGCTTCAACGGGGCTGACCTTCATCTGGATGCCGCAGCTCTTCCTGGAGATACCAGGCGGCAGGGCGTTTGCCATTCTCTTTTTCCTTGCGCTAATGTTTGCCGCTTTCAGTAGTCTGATTGCCATGATTGAGCTGGCGACCAAAGTGCTGGTAGATAGCGGCTGGCTTCGCTACAAAGCAACCGGCCTGGTTTGCATTCTGGGCTTTATTTTCGGACTTCCTTCAGCGCTTTCGCTTGATATCTTTGCCAATCAGGATTTTGTATGGGGCGTTGGACTGATGGTCTCCGGATTTTTTATCGCGCTCGGGATTATCAAGTTTGGTGCAGACCGCTTCGCAAGCGAGATATTATGTATGGATGAAGCCGTGAAAAGCGTACACCGGCTCTGGACTTTCCTGATCAAATATGTAGTACCGGCTGAGGCCTGTATTCTTTTGGGATGGTGGCTGTATCAGTCCGTTTTTGTGTTCGCACCGGACAGCTGGTTCAACCCTTTTGATCTTTATTCCTTTGCGACTTTCGTGTTTCAGACCGGCGTACTTCTGATTTTACTGCTCGTCTTCAACAAGCGGATTGTGGCAGCACAGCGGTAA